In Pedobacter sp. SL55, the following proteins share a genomic window:
- a CDS encoding PhnA domain-containing protein gives MLEKLKERSGGLCELCSKTEATNAYVVSPKKDDAIENQVALCNDCLQNIEATDQSFYWRVVEGSIWNPEQSVQALSYRILQNYKDEDWASGVLSMVDLDEDVIQWGMSGLEIAAVHTDAFGNVLEHGDTVVLTQALDVKGTNFSAPKGTVVKKIRLVHDNHEQIEGKINEQMIVILTKYVKKNN, from the coding sequence ATGTTAGAAAAACTAAAAGAACGCAGCGGTGGATTGTGTGAGTTATGTAGTAAAACGGAAGCAACAAATGCCTATGTGGTAAGTCCTAAAAAAGACGATGCAATAGAAAATCAGGTTGCGTTGTGTAACGATTGTTTACAAAATATTGAGGCAACCGATCAGAGTTTCTATTGGAGAGTGGTAGAAGGTAGTATTTGGAATCCAGAACAAAGTGTGCAAGCTTTGAGTTACCGTATACTACAAAATTATAAAGATGAAGATTGGGCAAGTGGAGTTTTGAGTATGGTAGATTTAGATGAGGATGTGATTCAATGGGGAATGAGCGGATTGGAAATAGCTGCGGTTCATACGGATGCTTTTGGAAACGTGTTAGAGCATGGAGATACCGTAGTTTTAACGCAAGCTTTAGATGTAAAAGGCACAAATTTCAGTGCGCCAAAAGGCACAGTGGTTAAAAAAATTAGATTGGTGCATGACAATCACGAACAAATTGAAGGTAAAATCAATGAGCAGATGATTGTGATCTTAACCAAATATGTAAAGAAAAATAACTGA
- a CDS encoding SDR family oxidoreductase: MNIIITGASSGIGFEAALEFSLDTKNKVVCIARSADKLRKLHEIAKSITPECTLLPVAFDLVNDDYNALNPFIEQRLGTVDILINNAGSLINKPLLETTEVDLAEMLEHNVMSHFKMSRYMLQFMSAGAHIVNIGSMGGFQGSVKFSGLAAYSASKAALHILTECMAQELTTTGIKINCLALGSAQTEMLEAAFPGYESPVMAFEMGKYVADFARTGHKFFNGKVLPVAVTTP; encoded by the coding sequence ATGAACATTATAATTACAGGAGCCAGTAGCGGCATAGGTTTCGAAGCAGCCTTAGAGTTTAGTTTAGACACCAAAAACAAAGTAGTTTGCATTGCCCGCTCGGCTGATAAATTGCGAAAATTGCACGAAATTGCCAAAAGCATTACCCCTGAGTGCACCTTACTTCCTGTAGCATTTGATTTAGTAAACGATGATTACAATGCACTTAATCCTTTTATAGAACAGCGATTGGGTACGGTTGATATTTTGATTAACAATGCGGGCTCGCTAATTAATAAACCATTGTTAGAAACCACAGAGGTTGATTTGGCAGAAATGCTAGAACACAATGTGATGAGCCATTTTAAAATGAGCCGATATATGTTGCAATTTATGAGTGCGGGTGCTCACATTGTAAATATTGGCAGTATGGGTGGTTTTCAGGGCAGTGTAAAATTCTCAGGTTTAGCAGCATATTCTGCAAGTAAAGCAGCATTGCATATTTTAACCGAATGCATGGCGCAAGAATTGACCACTACCGGAATTAAAATTAACTGCTTGGCATTGGGTTCGGCGCAAACAGAAATGTTAGAAGCCGCTTTTCCTGGATACGAAAGCCCTGTAATGGCATTTGAAATGGGCAAATATGTAGCTGATTTTGCCAGAACTGGCCATAAATTTTTTAATGGAAAAGTATTGCCTGTGGCGGTTACAACTCCATAA
- a CDS encoding C40 family peptidase, with protein sequence MKKILLTIFLLGSIAFSSKAQDNVSLTMQYQKMMEKVISRIPEVANSTSNKIMDFAKSLIGTRYRYASSNPEVGFDCSGFVSYVYKQFGFSGARSSADFAAKGKAIKLADAKVGDVLVFTGSNSRVRRPGHVGIIYSIDEEGKIKFIHSSSGKAKGVTITDLEGYYKNRFLKAVTVME encoded by the coding sequence ATGAAGAAAATACTTTTAACCATCTTTTTGCTCGGTAGTATTGCTTTTAGTTCTAAAGCACAAGATAATGTATCGCTAACCATGCAATATCAAAAGATGATGGAGAAAGTAATTAGCCGCATCCCAGAAGTGGCCAATTCTACTTCAAACAAAATCATGGATTTCGCTAAATCATTGATTGGAACTAGGTACCGCTATGCTTCTAGTAATCCTGAAGTTGGTTTTGATTGCTCTGGTTTTGTGAGCTACGTTTACAAACAGTTTGGTTTCAGTGGTGCTCGCTCTTCTGCAGATTTTGCAGCTAAAGGCAAAGCTATTAAACTCGCTGACGCTAAAGTAGGCGATGTGCTGGTATTTACTGGATCTAATTCTAGAGTGAGAAGACCTGGACACGTAGGTATCATTTATTCTATTGACGAAGAAGGCAAAATCAAATTCATTCATTCTTCTTCTGGCAAAGCTAAAGGCGTAACCATTACTGATTTAGAAGGTTACTACAAAAACCGTTTTTTAAAGGCAGTGACTGTGATGGAGTAA
- a CDS encoding flavin reductase family protein yields the protein MLTLKTADLSPMQLQNYLQYAIAPRPICLASTIDAQGKVNLSPFSFFNLFSTNPPICIFSPARRVRDNTTKHTLENVQEVGECVINIVNYAMVQQTSLSSTEYGKGVNEFEKAGFTMEVSHLVRPPRVAEAPVQLECVVTQVIPLGDQHGAGNLVLAEIMLIHIKEEVLDTEGKIDQHKIDLVARLGGNWYSRVTPESLFTVPKPLTTLGIGVDTLPLSVRRSKVLTGNDLGLLGNEEQLPNEDEVAEMQWNTNVKDILDATIGDETNRERELHEFAKELIAYGKVADALKVLLL from the coding sequence ATGTTAACACTTAAAACTGCCGATTTATCTCCAATGCAACTGCAAAACTACCTGCAGTATGCCATAGCGCCACGTCCAATATGTTTGGCTTCTACTATCGATGCCCAAGGTAAGGTAAACCTTAGCCCTTTCAGTTTTTTTAATTTATTTAGTACCAATCCGCCTATTTGTATTTTTTCGCCAGCACGTAGGGTACGAGATAATACCACTAAACATACGCTAGAAAACGTGCAAGAAGTGGGAGAGTGTGTCATCAACATTGTGAATTATGCCATGGTACAGCAAACCAGCTTATCTAGTACAGAATATGGCAAGGGAGTGAACGAATTTGAAAAGGCGGGCTTTACCATGGAGGTTTCGCATTTGGTTAGGCCACCACGTGTAGCAGAAGCACCAGTGCAATTGGAATGTGTTGTCACTCAAGTTATTCCTTTGGGCGACCAGCATGGTGCAGGAAATTTAGTGCTGGCTGAAATTATGCTCATTCATATCAAGGAAGAAGTGTTGGATACGGAAGGCAAAATAGATCAGCATAAAATAGACTTGGTAGCTCGTTTGGGGGGTAATTGGTACAGCCGGGTAACGCCAGAAAGCTTATTTACAGTCCCAAAACCTTTAACCACATTAGGGATAGGTGTTGATACGTTGCCATTATCTGTTCGTCGTTCTAAAGTGCTTACAGGTAATGATTTGGGATTGCTAGGGAATGAAGAGCAGTTGCCAAATGAAGATGAAGTTGCAGAAATGCAATGGAATACCAACGTGAAAGATATTTTAGATGCTACCATCGGCGATGAAACCAATCGTGAACGTGAGCTGCATGAGTTTGCCAAAGAGCTAATTGCTTATGGTAAAGTAGCAGATGCGTTGAAAGTGTTGCTGCTTTAG
- a CDS encoding type II toxin-antitoxin system RelE/ParE family toxin, translating into MAFDILYTGKAKETLNVVYTFIVEKFSLAIANKFINQTELKIKLISENPFIYKSSVLDESIRIALINKHTSLFYQIKGNKIYLLFFWDNRQDPFFTTD; encoded by the coding sequence ATGGCATTTGATATTTTATATACAGGTAAGGCAAAAGAGACATTAAATGTGGTATATACTTTTATTGTAGAAAAGTTTAGTTTAGCTATTGCTAATAAATTTATAAACCAAACCGAACTTAAAATTAAATTGATTAGCGAAAATCCTTTTATCTACAAATCTTCTGTTTTAGATGAAAGTATAAGAATAGCGTTGATTAACAAACATACTTCGCTTTTTTATCAAATTAAAGGTAATAAAATTTACCTTCTTTTCTTTTGGGATAATAGACAAGACCCATTTTTTACTACAGATTAG
- a CDS encoding DUF2683 family protein: MEALIIYPENADQLAAVKAVMKAMKITFKEKTNVYPPSVLDGVREAVMQVNEEKIHPYISVRDMLDKNGI, encoded by the coding sequence ATGGAAGCACTTATTATTTATCCAGAAAATGCCGACCAGTTAGCAGCGGTAAAAGCAGTAATGAAAGCAATGAAAATTACTTTTAAAGAAAAGACTAATGTTTACCCACCTTCGGTTTTAGATGGCGTGAGAGAGGCTGTTATGCAAGTTAATGAAGAAAAAATACACCCTTATATAAGTGTACGCGATATGCTAGACAAAAATGGCATTTGA
- a CDS encoding fumarylacetoacetate hydrolase family protein, with protein MKLVSYKTEDKEHLGIFVNGHIYNLNSCHKLIPDDMNAFLAGGEPLMERAKQVNQDILDGKLQPKEEVFYELLAPVPHPTSCRDGYAFRQHVAAARRNRKVEMIAEFDQYPIFYFTNHNAIQGPGEIECMPDHFQKLDFELEIAAVIGKKGRNIKAAEADEYIAGFTIMNDMSARTLQMEEMLLNLGPAKGKDFSTVIGPWLVTPDELEPYKVAPKVNHVGNSYNLKMTCKVNGVEVSSGNVADMDWTFAEIIERCAYGVDILPGDVIGSGTVGTGCFLELNGTGLLNDPNYKVQWLQDGDDVEMEITGLGQLSNVIKAVDTDFSILALKK; from the coding sequence ATGAAGCTAGTATCCTATAAAACCGAAGACAAAGAACATTTGGGCATTTTCGTAAATGGACATATTTATAATTTAAACTCTTGCCATAAGTTAATTCCTGATGATATGAACGCTTTTTTAGCTGGTGGAGAGCCGCTAATGGAAAGGGCGAAACAAGTTAACCAAGATATTTTGGATGGTAAACTACAACCCAAGGAAGAAGTGTTTTACGAACTTTTAGCTCCCGTTCCGCACCCAACTTCGTGCAGAGATGGCTATGCTTTTAGGCAACACGTAGCTGCGGCTCGCCGTAACCGAAAGGTAGAGATGATTGCCGAGTTTGACCAATATCCTATCTTCTATTTTACCAACCACAATGCGATACAAGGCCCGGGAGAAATTGAGTGCATGCCCGATCATTTTCAAAAACTAGATTTTGAACTGGAAATTGCTGCAGTAATTGGCAAAAAAGGACGTAATATTAAAGCTGCAGAGGCCGATGAATACATTGCAGGCTTTACCATTATGAATGATATGAGTGCTCGTACCTTGCAAATGGAAGAAATGTTGCTGAACCTTGGCCCGGCAAAGGGTAAAGATTTTTCTACCGTAATTGGTCCTTGGTTGGTTACGCCAGACGAGTTGGAACCTTATAAAGTAGCGCCAAAAGTAAACCATGTAGGCAATAGCTACAACCTTAAAATGACCTGTAAAGTTAATGGTGTGGAAGTTTCTTCTGGTAATGTGGCTGATATGGATTGGACTTTTGCCGAAATTATAGAACGTTGTGCTTACGGTGTAGATATTTTACCAGGCGATGTAATTGGCTCTGGTACGGTAGGTACAGGTTGCTTTTTAGAGTTAAATGGTACTGGCTTGTTAAACGATCCTAACTATAAGGTACAGTGGTTGCAAGATGGCGATGATGTAGAAATGGAAATTACTGGCTTGGGCCAACTTTCTAATGTAATTAAGGCCGTAGATACAGATTTTTCTATACTAGCACTTAAAAAATAA
- a CDS encoding homogentisate 1,2-dioxygenase, producing the protein MPIYHTLGTIPPKRHTVFRKPNGDLYAEELVSTEGFSSLYSLVYHCHPPTIVKSLGEPYSVAPKIAREKHLRHTSLIGFNIKPEDDYLKSRKPVLINSDLHISLAAPKKSMTDYFYKNSQADEVIFIHEGTGKLKTGFGEIAFEYGDYLVVPRGTIYQMEFNDEKNRLFIVESFSPIRTPKRYRNAFGQLEEHSPFCERDIKRPQNLQTFDKLGDFKMLIKKQEVMYPYTYGTHPFDFVGWDGFHYPWAFSIHDFEPITGRLHQPPPVHQTFEGHNFVICSFVPRKYDYHPLSIPAPYNHSNVDSDEVLYYVDGDFMSRKSVEKGQITLHPGGIPHGPHPGTVEKSIGKESTEELAVMIDPFRPLMLTEDAIAIEDESYHKSWM; encoded by the coding sequence ATGCCTATTTACCACACCTTAGGAACTATACCTCCTAAACGACATACCGTTTTCCGTAAGCCAAATGGCGATTTATACGCCGAAGAACTTGTTTCTACAGAAGGATTTTCGAGCTTGTATTCGTTGGTTTACCACTGCCACCCGCCAACCATTGTAAAATCTTTGGGCGAACCGTACAGTGTAGCACCTAAAATTGCTCGTGAAAAGCATTTGCGCCACACTAGCCTTATTGGTTTCAATATCAAACCCGAAGACGATTACCTAAAAAGCCGTAAACCGGTTTTGATAAACAGCGATTTGCACATCTCTTTGGCGGCACCAAAAAAATCAATGACTGATTATTTTTACAAGAACAGTCAGGCTGATGAAGTGATTTTTATCCACGAAGGAACAGGTAAGTTAAAAACAGGTTTTGGCGAAATTGCGTTTGAATATGGCGATTATCTCGTGGTTCCTCGTGGCACTATTTATCAAATGGAATTTAACGACGAGAAAAATCGTTTGTTTATTGTAGAAAGTTTTAGTCCAATTCGTACTCCTAAAAGGTATAGAAATGCTTTTGGACAGCTAGAAGAGCATTCTCCATTTTGCGAAAGAGATATTAAAAGACCGCAAAACCTACAAACTTTTGATAAGTTAGGAGATTTTAAAATGCTGATCAAAAAACAGGAAGTAATGTACCCTTACACCTATGGCACGCATCCTTTCGATTTTGTAGGCTGGGATGGTTTTCATTACCCTTGGGCTTTCTCTATCCACGATTTTGAGCCAATTACTGGGCGTTTGCACCAACCACCTCCTGTACATCAAACTTTCGAAGGACATAATTTTGTGATTTGTTCTTTTGTTCCACGTAAATACGATTATCATCCTTTATCGATACCTGCACCTTACAACCATAGTAATGTAGATAGTGATGAGGTTCTATATTATGTAGATGGCGATTTTATGAGCCGCAAAAGTGTGGAGAAAGGCCAAATTACTTTACATCCGGGTGGTATCCCTCATGGGCCACACCCTGGCACGGTAGAAAAATCTATAGGTAAAGAGAGTACAGAAGAACTTGCCGTGATGATTGATCCTTTTAGGCCCTTAATGCTAACAGAAGACGCAATTGCGATAGAAGACGAGAGTTATCACAAAAGTTGGATGTAG
- the hppD gene encoding 4-hydroxyphenylpyruvate dioxygenase produces the protein MSTQTFAEKIAKAQDFLPINGTDYIEFYVGNAKQAAHYYKTAFGFQSLAYAGPETGVRDRASYVLQQGKIRLILTTALKSDHAIAEHVKTHGDGVKVLALWVDDAYSAFEETTKRGAKPYLEPQTLTDEHGEVKISGIYTYGETVHMFVERKNYNGVFMPGYKKWESEYNPNDAGLLYIDHCVGNVGWNRMNETVKWYEDVMGFVNILSFDDKQINTEYSALMSKVMSNGNGYSKFPINEPAEGIKKSQIEEYLEFYEGEGVQHIAVATNDIVKTVRQLKERGVEFLSAPPQAYYEMMPERVGEIDEEIALLESLGILVDCDEEGYLLQIFTKPVEDRPTLFFEIIQRKGAQSFGAGNFKALFESLEREQALRGNL, from the coding sequence ATGAGCACACAAACATTTGCAGAAAAAATAGCTAAGGCGCAAGATTTCCTTCCAATTAACGGAACGGATTATATAGAATTTTATGTAGGCAACGCTAAACAAGCCGCCCACTATTACAAAACCGCTTTCGGGTTTCAATCTTTAGCTTATGCCGGGCCAGAAACAGGCGTGAGAGATAGGGCTTCTTACGTTTTGCAACAAGGGAAAATCCGCTTGATATTAACTACTGCTTTAAAATCAGATCATGCTATTGCCGAGCATGTAAAAACGCATGGCGATGGTGTAAAAGTATTGGCACTTTGGGTTGATGACGCTTACAGTGCATTTGAAGAAACTACCAAACGTGGTGCTAAACCTTATTTAGAACCTCAAACCTTAACCGATGAACATGGAGAAGTTAAAATAAGTGGCATTTACACTTATGGCGAAACCGTACACATGTTCGTAGAACGTAAAAATTATAATGGTGTGTTTATGCCTGGCTATAAAAAATGGGAAAGCGAGTATAACCCTAATGATGCAGGTTTACTTTACATAGACCATTGTGTGGGCAACGTAGGTTGGAACCGTATGAACGAAACGGTAAAATGGTACGAAGATGTGATGGGATTTGTAAATATTCTTTCTTTTGATGACAAACAGATCAATACCGAATACTCTGCCTTAATGAGCAAGGTAATGAGTAATGGTAATGGATATTCTAAATTTCCAATTAACGAGCCAGCCGAGGGCATCAAAAAATCGCAGATTGAAGAATATTTAGAGTTTTACGAAGGCGAAGGCGTACAGCACATTGCCGTTGCCACTAATGATATTGTTAAAACGGTAAGGCAACTAAAAGAAAGGGGCGTAGAGTTTTTAAGCGCACCGCCGCAAGCTTATTACGAAATGATGCCCGAACGTGTAGGCGAAATTGATGAGGAAATAGCGCTACTTGAAAGCTTAGGAATTTTGGTGGATTGCGATGAAGAAGGTTATTTGTTACAAATCTTTACCAAACCTGTAGAAGATAGACCTACTTTGTTTTTCGAAATTATACAACGTAAAGGAGCACAAAGTTTTGGTGCCGGTAATTTTAAAGCTTTATTTGAAAGCTTAGAACGTGAACAAGCATTGAGAGGAAATTTATAA
- a CDS encoding YihY/virulence factor BrkB family protein yields MEKTAIIKQSKLFHFCYHLQKAFVLYQKNDPLRLAGATAFFANFAIPPILLILIRLFGFFVDKRILATRLFDRISEILIPSSTNQIKDTLKNIRGVDHNWWATVLTFVFFIFVATTLFNVIKNSVEQIWNIGRDDKTGFIFSLKIRARSMIIILLAGILFFVGIVTDSIQALVGTYLNDTAPNVAKWLVWCLNQLAFTLIVMVWFTILFRFLTNARPSWKIAMQGGLLTAVLFNIGKYILRIMLPLSNIENIYGASGSIILVMLFVFYSSLIFYFGACFIKVISERKRKDIRPIKGAHAYELKEII; encoded by the coding sequence ATGGAAAAAACGGCAATCATCAAGCAGTCTAAGCTCTTTCATTTTTGTTATCATTTACAAAAAGCATTTGTTTTATATCAAAAAAATGATCCTTTGCGCTTAGCTGGTGCCACTGCTTTTTTTGCCAACTTTGCCATCCCTCCTATTTTACTTATCTTAATTAGGCTGTTTGGCTTTTTTGTAGATAAAAGAATTTTAGCTACTCGTTTATTCGACCGCATTTCTGAGATTTTGATACCGAGCAGCACCAATCAAATTAAAGATACACTGAAGAACATTCGTGGTGTAGACCATAATTGGTGGGCAACCGTGTTAACTTTCGTGTTCTTCATTTTTGTAGCTACCACACTATTTAACGTAATTAAAAACTCGGTAGAACAGATTTGGAATATTGGCAGAGACGATAAAACAGGTTTTATATTCAGCTTGAAAATAAGAGCTAGATCTATGATTATCATATTATTAGCCGGAATTTTATTTTTTGTAGGAATAGTTACAGACAGTATTCAAGCTTTAGTAGGAACTTATTTAAACGATACTGCTCCCAACGTTGCCAAATGGCTGGTTTGGTGCTTAAATCAATTAGCATTTACACTTATTGTAATGGTTTGGTTTACCATCTTATTTAGATTTTTAACCAATGCACGGCCAAGTTGGAAAATTGCCATGCAAGGCGGATTGCTAACAGCTGTGTTATTCAACATCGGCAAATATATACTACGCATTATGCTGCCATTAAGCAATATAGAGAACATCTATGGTGCCTCTGGCTCTATTATATTGGTAATGTTGTTTGTGTTTTATTCTTCCTTAATTTTCTATTTCGGAGCTTGTTTTATCAAAGTAATTAGCGAAAGAAAAAGGAAAGACATACGTCCAATTAAAGGAGCACATGCTTATGAGCTAAAAGAAATTATTTAA
- a CDS encoding porin family protein, whose amino-acid sequence MKKILLLASLMYTSLLGFGQALPTFQFGIKGGFNLSKFSTESTFASDNKAGYYGGLWTRIGAAGIHLQPEVYISGKNTTLKNSSGLENEVNFTSVDVPVLLGTKIGAKGVGFRLNTGPVVSFILNEEQSFEDAASNIFDGKFKNQAIAWQFGTGLDVGKLSVDLRYEMGLSKLNDAGYPDTKLNMFTLGLGLKLF is encoded by the coding sequence ATGAAAAAAATATTATTATTAGCTAGCCTAATGTATACTTCGCTTTTGGGGTTTGGCCAGGCGCTTCCCACATTTCAGTTTGGTATTAAAGGAGGTTTTAATCTGAGTAAGTTTAGTACCGAAAGCACTTTTGCCAGTGATAACAAGGCAGGTTATTACGGTGGTTTGTGGACACGCATTGGCGCTGCGGGTATTCACTTACAGCCCGAGGTTTATATTTCGGGTAAAAATACGACGTTAAAGAACAGTAGTGGTTTAGAAAACGAGGTAAACTTTACTAGCGTTGATGTTCCTGTATTATTAGGAACAAAGATTGGAGCAAAAGGTGTTGGCTTTAGATTAAATACTGGTCCTGTAGTGTCGTTTATTTTAAATGAGGAACAAAGTTTTGAAGATGCCGCATCAAATATATTCGACGGCAAATTTAAAAATCAGGCTATTGCTTGGCAATTTGGTACAGGCCTAGATGTAGGCAAATTAAGTGTAGATTTGCGCTACGAAATGGGCTTGTCTAAATTAAATGATGCTGGCTATCCAGATACAAAACTAAATATGTTTACCCTAGGTTTGGGCTTAAAACTTTTTTAA
- a CDS encoding ABC transporter ATP-binding protein: MTDMLSVKNIVKQYATHRALDNVSLEVEKGKIFGLLGPNGAGKTSLIRIITQITAPDSGEVFFNGERLNTKHISQIGYLPEERGLYKKMEIGEQVLYLSKLKGLNSAEATKRIRYWFEKLEMKDWWSKKVEDLSKGMQQKVQFVATVLHQPELIILDEPFSGFDPVNADIIKNEILELNKQGATFIFSTHRMESVEELCDNIALINKSHKILDGTVDEIKASYRSNTYWVEYEGDYPIANNDIYEVLQTETVKANTLVKLQLKENRTANEALSLLLPHVNIHRLDEVIPTMNDIFIEKVKGQNHE, from the coding sequence ATGACAGATATGTTAAGCGTAAAGAATATTGTAAAGCAGTATGCTACGCACCGTGCCTTAGATAATGTGAGTTTGGAAGTAGAGAAAGGCAAAATCTTCGGGCTTTTGGGTCCAAACGGTGCTGGTAAAACCTCCCTCATTAGAATTATTACCCAAATTACCGCTCCAGATAGTGGCGAAGTATTTTTTAACGGCGAACGCCTAAACACCAAGCACATTTCGCAAATTGGTTATCTGCCCGAAGAGCGTGGTCTCTACAAAAAAATGGAAATTGGCGAGCAAGTGCTTTATCTTTCTAAACTAAAAGGACTGAACAGTGCCGAAGCTACCAAACGAATTAGGTATTGGTTCGAGAAGCTAGAAATGAAAGACTGGTGGAGCAAAAAAGTGGAAGATTTGAGTAAGGGCATGCAACAAAAAGTGCAGTTTGTGGCTACCGTTTTGCACCAACCCGAACTGATCATTCTAGACGAACCTTTCTCTGGCTTCGACCCAGTAAATGCAGATATCATCAAGAACGAAATCCTAGAATTGAACAAACAGGGAGCAACTTTTATCTTCTCCACACACCGCATGGAAAGCGTAGAAGAACTGTGCGACAACATTGCATTAATCAACAAATCGCATAAAATATTAGATGGTACCGTTGACGAGATTAAAGCAAGCTACCGCAGCAATACCTATTGGGTAGAATACGAAGGCGACTACCCTATTGCTAACAACGATATTTACGAGGTTTTACAAACTGAAACCGTTAAAGCGAATACGTTGGTTAAACTACAACTGAAAGAAAACCGCACAGCCAACGAAGCTTTATCACTTCTTTTGCCGCACGTAAACATCCACCGATTGGATGAAGTGATACCAACAATGAACGATATTTTTATTGAAAAAGTGAAAGGACAAAACCATGAATAA
- a CDS encoding ABC transporter permease, whose translation MNKILLIIQREYFSRVKKKSFIVMTFLTPLLIAGVYAIIGYFTYKGIKDTHDSVAVVNTNKTLTEKLQTDKNIEYTYIDKSLDEAKKSIGKADYDYILYLPEFTLDAPKGIELFGTKQAGMSLNKRVSSDIEELIKTQKLKESGISQSDLDKLKTEVDISTKKIADTGAEEESSAGASTFIAFTAGVLMFMFIMMYGIQVMRGVIEEKTSRIIEVMISSVKPFQLMMGKIVGIALVGLTQFMLWIVLTLAISTAAVSLFVDKDDVKEIAAAQAQNQVTSSSPQMAAASTQAGPIGDIQKSLAGLDVGKIVTVFIFFFLGGYLFYSALYAAIGSAVDSETETQQFMMPVMLPLLLGYALSLSVVTNDPYGSTAFWLSMIPFTSPIAMVVRMPYGVPTWELALSMAILVAGFLLTVWVAGRIYRVGILMYGKKTTFKEMFKWFTYKN comes from the coding sequence ATGAATAAGATTTTACTTATTATCCAGAGAGAATATTTTTCGAGAGTAAAAAAGAAATCGTTCATTGTGATGACTTTCTTAACGCCCTTATTAATTGCTGGTGTATATGCCATTATTGGTTATTTTACCTACAAAGGAATTAAAGATACGCATGACAGTGTAGCGGTAGTAAACACCAATAAAACGCTAACCGAAAAACTACAAACAGATAAAAATATCGAATACACCTACATTGATAAAAGCTTAGATGAAGCGAAGAAAAGTATTGGCAAAGCAGATTACGATTACATTTTATACCTGCCCGAGTTTACTTTAGATGCGCCAAAAGGCATAGAATTGTTTGGCACCAAACAAGCGGGTATGTCGTTAAACAAGCGTGTTTCTAGCGATATTGAAGAACTGATTAAAACACAAAAGTTAAAGGAAAGCGGCATTTCGCAGAGCGATTTAGATAAACTAAAAACTGAAGTAGATATTTCTACCAAGAAAATTGCCGACACAGGTGCAGAAGAAGAGTCGAGCGCTGGTGCGAGTACCTTTATTGCATTTACTGCCGGTGTATTGATGTTCATGTTCATCATGATGTACGGCATACAGGTAATGCGTGGCGTAATCGAAGAAAAAACCAGCCGTATCATCGAGGTCATGATCTCGTCGGTAAAACCTTTTCAATTAATGATGGGCAAGATTGTAGGTATTGCCCTAGTTGGTTTAACCCAATTTATGCTTTGGATTGTGCTTACCTTGGCCATCAGTACCGCAGCCGTAAGTCTGTTTGTAGATAAAGATGATGTGAAAGAAATTGCAGCTGCACAAGCGCAAAACCAGGTAACAAGCAGCAGCCCACAAATGGCCGCAGCAAGCACACAAGCTGGGCCAATTGGCGATATCCAAAAAAGTTTAGCTGGCCTAGATGTTGGCAAAATTGTAACGGTATTTATCTTCTTCTTTTTGGGCGGATATTTATTCTACAGTGCTTTATACGCAGCCATTGGCTCTGCCGTAGATAGCGAAACAGAAACCCAGCAATTTATGATGCCGGTAATGCTACCTTTGCTGTTAGGCTACGCTTTATCGCTCAGCGTGGTCACTAACGATCCTTACGGCAGTACCGCTTTCTGGTTATCAATGATCCCTTTTACTTCTCCTATTGCCATGGTGGTTCGTATGCCTTATGGCGTGCCAACTTGGGAATTGGCTTTATCAATGGCTATTCTCGTTGCCGGATTTTTGCTTACCGTTTGGGTTGCCGGCCGCATTTACCGCGTTGGTATTTTAATGTATGGCAAGAAAACTACTTTCAAAGAAATGTTTAAGTGGTTTACTTATAAGAATTAG